The DNA segment TCCCGTGTGTGGAGACCCGGCATGAGTGAAGGCCTTGTTGAAGAACAGGACCCCTTGAGCCGCCTGGATGTGGCGGACAATCAAAAGGCCCTGCAGCATTACCTGCTGGACTGCATTCCCCTCTTGCAGCATATGGCCGTGCAGGTGGATTCGGTGGATCGCGAGGCCGTGCGCATCAGCGCCCCACTGGCCCCCAACAGCAACCATATTGGTACGGCCTTTGGTGGCAGTCTGCACGGACTCGGAACTCTAGCCGCCTGGGGTTTTCTCTGGGTCATGCTGCGGGATCAGCCCGATGTGAGCCTGGTTATCCGGGACAGTCACATGCGCTATCAGAATCCGGCCACCGACCGGCTTTCCGCCATCTGCGAGCCCCCCAATGTGGGTCTGCTCAACCAGTTCCTGCGCGCCATCCAGCGCCGCAACAAGGCAGCCATTGATCTCACCGCCCGGGTGGAAAGCCAGGGGCAGAGCTGCGCCGAGTTTCAGGGCACATTCGTGGCCATTCGCAAACGAAGCAAGTAATCAGTGGCGGGTAGTGGAACCCTGGCTATCGCCGGCCGCATCCGGGGCGATGAACAGATTCTCCGCATCCACCGCATCAAACTCGTACTGGCGGCCACAGAACTGGCAGGCCACGCTTACCTGCCCCTGTTCGGCGACAATATCCCGGACTTCTTCCTGACCGATCCGGCGCAGCACATCGGCGATCTTGTCCCGGGAACAGGTACAACGGAAGGCCACCGGATGAGCTTCAAAGAGGCGGACATCATCTTCATGGTAAAGCCGGTGGAGCAGCTGCTCCACCGGCAGATGGCATAACTCGCCCTCGCTGACCGTCTCGGCCAGTGTCACGGTATGCCCCCAGCCGGCATCGTCCTCATCCTCGCCGGGCATCACCTGCAGCAACATGCCGGAAGCCGCATCATTATCGGCCGCCAGCCACATGCGCGTGGGCAGTTGCTCGGAGCGGGCGAAATACCCTTCCAGGCAAGCACCCAGGCTGTCGCCCTCCATGGGCACGATGCCCTGGTAGCGTTCAGACCGGCCTTCCTGCTCAATGGTGATGGCCATGGTGCCCTCGCCCACCAGATCCCGGAATCCGGCCTCATCGGGCAGCACTTCCTCGAACTGGGCCGTGCCCCGAATCACCAACTCGCTGGTGCATTGAACCACCAACAGACTGATGGGTCCCTGTCCCTGAACCTGCAGGGTCATGGCCCCGTCAAACTTCAAGGTGGAGGCCAACAGACTGGACGCCGCCATGGCCTGACCCAGCAGTTGGCGGACCGGCTCTGGATAATCCTGATGCTCCAGTGCTGCCTGCCAGCTGGCATCCAGGCGCACCACCTCCCCGCGAACGGGATACGCTTCAAACAGGAAGCGGTGCAGGCTGTCTGTCTGTTTGCCTGCCTGAGCCATGAATCAGCCTTCCAATTTCTTCTTGAGCAGTTCGTTGACCTGCTGGGGATTGGCCTTGCCCTTGGTGGCCTTCATCACCTGACCGACAAAGAAACCAAAGAGCTTGTCCTTGCCGCCGCGGTACTGTTCCAGTTGCTGGGGATTGCTCTCCATCACCTCATCGATAATGGGTTCGATGGCCGAGGCATCGGTAATCTGCTTGAGCCCCTTCTTGTCGATGATGGCATCGGCATCCCCTTCTCCGGCCCACATGGCCTCGAAGACTTCCTTGGCGATCTTGCCGGAGATGGTCTTGTCCTCGATCCGCTTGAGCAGACCGGCCAGACCCTCGGCATTGACGGGGGCCTCATTGATTTCCACGCCATCCTTGTTCAGGAAACCGGAGAAATCGCCCATCACCCAGTTAGCCGCCAGCTTGGCATCGCCGCCTGAAGCCTTGACCACCGACTCATAGAAATCCGCCATCTCCCGGGTAGCGGTGAGCACAGCGGCATCATAGGCCTTGAGCCCGTAATCCTTCATGAAGCGATCCCGCTTCTCGTCGGGTAACTCGGGCAGATCCGCCTTCACCCCATCAATAAAGCTCTGCTCGATTTCCAGGGGCAGCAAATCCGGGTCCGGGAAATAACGATAGTCATTGGCCTCTTCCTTGGTCCGCATGGAGCGGGTTTCGCCCTTGCTGGGATCAAAGAGACGGGTTTCCTGGATTATCTTGCCGCCGGATTCCAGCACATCAATCTGGCGCTCTACTTCGTAATCAATGGCCTTTTCCACGAAGCGGAAGGAGTTTACGTTCTTGATTTCTGTGCGGGTGCCGAATTCTTCCTGACCCTTGGGGCGAACCGAGACATTGGCATCACAACGGAA comes from the Natronospira proteinivora genome and includes:
- a CDS encoding YiiD C-terminal domain-containing protein, producing the protein MSEGLVEEQDPLSRLDVADNQKALQHYLLDCIPLLQHMAVQVDSVDREAVRISAPLAPNSNHIGTAFGGSLHGLGTLAAWGFLWVMLRDQPDVSLVIRDSHMRYQNPATDRLSAICEPPNVGLLNQFLRAIQRRNKAAIDLTARVESQGQSCAEFQGTFVAIRKRSK
- the hslO gene encoding Hsp33 family molecular chaperone HslO, with the translated sequence MAQAGKQTDSLHRFLFEAYPVRGEVVRLDASWQAALEHQDYPEPVRQLLGQAMAASSLLASTLKFDGAMTLQVQGQGPISLLVVQCTSELVIRGTAQFEEVLPDEAGFRDLVGEGTMAITIEQEGRSERYQGIVPMEGDSLGACLEGYFARSEQLPTRMWLAADNDAASGMLLQVMPGEDEDDAGWGHTVTLAETVSEGELCHLPVEQLLHRLYHEDDVRLFEAHPVAFRCTCSRDKIADVLRRIGQEEVRDIVAEQGQVSVACQFCGRQYEFDAVDAENLFIAPDAAGDSQGSTTRH
- the gatB gene encoding Asp-tRNA(Asn)/Glu-tRNA(Gln) amidotransferase subunit GatB — translated: MEWETVIGLEIHAQLRTRSKIFSGSSTTYGSEPNTQASLIDLGYPGMLPVLNKEAVGMAVKLGLAVGAKIAERSVFARKNYFYPDLPKGYQISQYELPVVYEGSMDIELDDGTIKTVGVTRAHLEEDAGKSLHEGFETMTGIDLNRAGTPLLEIVSEPDLRSSSEAVAYMKKLHSLVRYLEICDGNMQEGSFRCDANVSVRPKGQEEFGTRTEIKNVNSFRFVEKAIDYEVERQIDVLESGGKIIQETRLFDPSKGETRSMRTKEEANDYRYFPDPDLLPLEIEQSFIDGVKADLPELPDEKRDRFMKDYGLKAYDAAVLTATREMADFYESVVKASGGDAKLAANWVMGDFSGFLNKDGVEINEAPVNAEGLAGLLKRIEDKTISGKIAKEVFEAMWAGEGDADAIIDKKGLKQITDASAIEPIIDEVMESNPQQLEQYRGGKDKLFGFFVGQVMKATKGKANPQQVNELLKKKLEG